Below is a window of Arabidopsis thaliana chromosome 2, partial sequence DNA.
ACACTAGTCTTGTTTGGTGCAAcattaatgttattttgtttggacTGCAACTTGCATGTTGGATGAGTATAATGTCCTTtgttcaaatttgtttttgtgattattTACAATATCAAATAATCTTGGATGTTGGCCTATTGggttgtaaaacaaaaagtttgaagaaaacagaagaatcCTACTAGATAAAgcaatttatttgtttttgtaaatgaaaaaaggctcacaaagaaaaatgatgttaGTGAATCCATCAAATTTATGTCGTTACGATTTGATTAAATAATTGTTAGGCATCGAATGATTGCACCAAATAATTTGACATTACgaaattaacaaaagagttTATTGAGATACGACGACTTCGTTGGTCAAACCTCAAGTAGTTGACTTTCTTAAGTTCAACGCTGTTTCCTTCAACTATTAtgtaatcatcatcatccaaaaACTACTAATTTCCcattaagaaaaccaaatttgtaaccaatcaaaacaacTCAGACTTGGAACAATTCAAAGTCAGACAAACCTTATATGCAATGTGATCAAAACTCCAAACACACAAGATTGCTAAATCAAAGAGACAAACTCAATGGAGTACAAACATTTCAGCCATCCACACACTCTAAAACTCCAACAGATTCAGCCACATAAAAGCTCAGATTCTTCAGTAATCTGCTCAGGTTGTGAATCAGCCATCTCTGAATCCGAAACCGCGTATATCTGTTCAACATGTGACTTCAATCTTCATGAGCAATGTGGTAACGCAGTGCGTGGGATGCAACATCCTTCTCACGCTGGTCTCCACCACTTGACTCTAGTCCCTTACACAACTTACAGCGCTGGTACCTTCCTCTGCAGAGCCTGTGGCTGCACTGGAGGTAAAGGGTTCTCTTACTGTTGTCCTTTGTGTGACTTTGACCTTCATGTTCAATGCGCTCACCTGCCTCAGGTCTTGGTTCATGAGTCTCATCCTATGCatagtcttcttcttgtctacAACAGTACTCCTCCTATGTCTTTTACTCAGTTTGGTTTCGGGAATCAGCTTGTTTGCAATCTTTGTAATATGACTATGGATGGTAGGTTTTGGTCTTACAACTGTTATGCTTGTAACTATCATATTCATGCTTCATGTGCTGTGAATAAGCCCAATCCAGTGGCTGCTTCTGCTGAGAACTGTGGGGCGAGTGATGAAGGAAAGACACCGACTGCTGAATCTGTTCCTGTTCAGGGTTTGGAGACTGAGCAGACGGAACAAGTAGCTGCAATAACAGAGCAAGTGGAAGATCCAGTTTTGAGGCAACAGCTTGAGCTTCAGAAGCTTCAGCTTGAGCTAGATATGAGTTCTGCTCTCGCAAACATGATTGGTTCCTTCAATCTCAGTTCTTTCGTTTGAAgtgtctttgtgtttcagtttgtttgattttatgcATTTACATGTGTTGAATTGTCTCTGTTCTTGTGTTCCCTAATGTGCTTCtgatttgaataaatatatcCTATCTATTTggtttatctttctttcactGAAGACCTTGAAGTAACAGTAACACGGTGACTTAATTACACAAAGATTGATCAACATGTTGCATCcacatatgatttttttccttttacatTTGAGGCAACTGAAACCAGAAACAGATAAAGATACACATTGTTCAGCCATAAAATCTGACATGAGAGACCTAAAAGTCATCCAAACCTATTTCTCCACCACAAATACAGAACAAAACTCTGTCCAAATTATCTTCTTCCGAGTTCTTTCTCATCTGTCCAAGGAATCTCTCACATAAGCAACTTCAtcattccttttcttttagtaaCATCGAGTTGCGAAATGAAAAGACTCGACATGGAAGAACAAAGCCAATCCAGAAGCTGCTTCTGTAAACTGTGGAGAATAAAGCTCTAAATTAGCTTTCATAAAGACAAAGTCTCCATGAAGATAACCCATCATGAAAGGAGATTTTCTCCTAAAGGATTCGTTATCTGAGGAGCTTCACTAGACTCATACAATCCAGTACATCTATGTAGAGAGGGTAAGGATTTTCAAACCTTGAGTTACGGTTGCAGATGGTAATCAAGACTAAAGGCGCGAATATCTGAAGGACTACTTCCAGGCCtgagaaagaacaaagcaGATAATAGTCACATCAAACCATAAGTGGAATAAATTAGCATCTCAGTAACCACTACATGCGGGAGATATCAATTGGAACGCACCTTTTATTTATCGTACCATAGTGAAACTTTAGTTTCCCTTTTTTCAGATCTTCCAAGTACTgcaaatacaaaaccaaaaaaaaacaaaaataaatttagaaatctaGTGAATGGAAATGGGGAGAGTATGAGAATCTTCTCAATCCATACTCTTACCAAATTTAAGGTAACATATATAGATGAAAAAGCCAAGGAATCAAACGGTATCTCATCTAGTGCAAAAAGACGGCACTCCAATGATTCAGGACCAGGTGCAAAATGCAGGTTCTTCAGTTTGGCTAAGAATATAACATAAGTCTGATCCAAAATAAACAGAGCCATGTAAGAATCAATCATATGAAGAATCAAAACTAGggatattttgtatatatatttacttggCCAATAAGAGGAATATCAAGTTGAGCAAAAGGTGAAATAACTTCCACAGTAGCTCCTGCTTCTTCCCAAGTTTCCCTCATTGCTCCTTGTGCAGCTGATTCTCCAACTTCTAGATAACCAGCAGGAAGAGTCCTGCATACTCAAAGTTCCATCTATCATTCACATAACTTCACACACAACACTAGAAAAAACtcaaagagacaaagagaagaaatgtttttgatttgtatattACCATAAACCGTGTGAAGGTTGAATGTTACGTTTGCAAAGTAAAACTTTTCCTTCATGCTCTATAAGGCAACCAACAACCTGCAATTTCACATTTAATCAAACATTCTCATGAttgacacaaaacaaaaaggttgtTGGTAGATAGAGATATCAAAAACAGTACCATCTTAGGATTCTGATAAGCGATTTTGCCGCAATGTGTGCAAATAGCTCTCAATTTCTCTTCACCGTCAGGTATTTCATGCTTGGTTGGTCCTCCACACCATTGACAGAACTTTATCTTACGAACATCTCCCTaataaaacaaccaaaaacactaTTGAAGCGACCAAAAACCTTAAAGATAAGATCTTTCTAGGAGATGAATTAGAATTAGAGACTCACAGCTGATTGAACAGAGACGAAAGTCGGGGAATTTGCAACTGGGTCAGACCCGGGAAGTGAGGAAGACATTCTGGTTGGCTTGAAAGAGAAGATTCTCCGAGGAGAGCTCGAAGTGACAGaggagagattgagagatgACGAGATGAAAGAGACGGTAGAGGACTTGCGAGTCTTGGTCAATCTCTGTGAGATGGTTAACCCTGATGACCAACCCAAGATCTGGACGGCCTTTAGCATTATACGCACCGGAAATTTCTTCACTTCCGGCTATAGGACTCTTTGTCAATGAAGCTCCTCTCTCGATGGCCAATCTATTTCGTTCCAAAAATTTGACATTTGAGGAGATTTGTTGAATGAAGTGACTCTTTAACTTAGCCAAAGGTCCGGCATTATTGGTTTCACTAAGACCCAACAACCGGTTTAATTTGACCAAATTAACCGGTTCAGACACAAAAGCAGAGCTGAGTGAGTGTTATAGAGTCACATGTACTTGTAAActaaagagaaaacaaacattaaagaATCACAGGGCAATACATATAGCAAATGCTTAAACATTGTAGTGTATATTGGTTGATCAGGTGtcataataaaaacatttctgTAGGAAATTCTTTGTTATAAGAGTAATCAAAACCTATCTAACTCTCTTGCGTTACACAAAAATCTTATTTGACTGCTAACTTCTCGATTAAAGATTGATAAGCAACAGTGCAGAGCTTGAACTTTTCTTCAGCTGCCTCCTGTCAGTTTATATAGTCAAGGATTAACACAAgagataaaaacatataaatggagattgaagaagatcttATATTGGTTTACCTTGTTAAATTCCTCATGACGATCTGGATGCCATTGTAATGCACAAGTTCGATAtctgaaaataaacaacacGTTTGGTCATGAATGTATGTGTTGTGTGTTTGAACTTGGAGTAAAATAACTTACGCTTTTTTGACATCTTCGAGTTTTAAGGGACCCCAAGGACTCAGACCAAGTGTTTGTCTATGAGAGGCTTGGTATTCAATTGACTCAAACACTGAGCCTCTGGATTTTCTTGAACCATAgccatcttctttgttttcttcttctttctcatctttttcttctcctccttcatAGAAGTTATATTTCGATCTCCAAGAGTTGCTAGAGTAATTAGAAGACCATGAAGAGTGATACCACCAATTATGTTCCTTCTCTCTATGTGTTGAATAATAGGAATCTCGAGATTCTTTGAATAAATTTTGGAATATAAATTCAAAGTCGTTATCACAGTAACTGGAATGCTCTGCAAAATGGAACACATGCTTTTTCTTAATAagagtaaatatatatatgtatacaaaacaaaactgcaCCTTAAACTAGACATTTTCAACgtttaaattaaacaacaCTAACTTTTTTTACAGGGGTCGtttggttttctctttttctttagcttctttgGCTTTTTTAGCGGCCTAATTTTAGTTACACCAAGAGCAATGAGATACACTAAGTTTCATGATCCGTAAACAAACAGACAATACACTTGATTAAGAAAAGCACATAAATGGTTTTGTGCTTTAACCTCAACAAGTTTCAAACTTAAAAGGCAATGAGGTAATGCAAGAAGCAAATTGTTAGAGGccagccaaaaacaaaagtgatatAGATAGGGCCTAAACATGTTTTTGCATCATATATAATCTCAGTCATGTacctcttctctttcttgtttaagTTCTTCAACAGCACGACGCACTGCTTCTTGATGTTCCCTCAAAAatttcttgcttctcttcttcttctgagcaTTTGATTTCTGCCAAATagtcaaaaccctaaaaaaatcAGAACATGTATTCACACTCTAAAATCTAGAGATTGGTAATAAATGATAGAAATCCATTATCTAGATGAACCCACACATGTAGTGAAGAGACCgtccgaagaagaagaggaacgGCGTTTGCGTTCTAAGACAGGAGTAGAATGAAAAAACGCAGTTTTCAGGAGAGAACAATAGCTTTGCGGTCTGCAAATCGCTGCTTTAATTGCGGCGGCAGTGTTCATCTTTGTTGGAGAGTGCACAACATTGCGTCTTAAACCACTGTGACTCGAGCTTGACTCATaagaattaacaaaaaaaaattagagaagagaggagaaaaaaaagaagattttcttgttttgtaaaaggaaaacaaaaaaaacacagagaaatgGAATATTTAAACGCAATAATTTTTGCTTGGTCTCCAAGGACTGTCCTTattcataaataaatgaaCGAGATTATTTACAAAACAGAGAGCTTGCTTTCGTCACTACACGCGTTGGGCCTTCCTGGTTGGGCAATTAGTAATTGGGCTTGTTTCAGTCatattttgattcatatttgTCAATTCACtctgaaaataattaactggttcaagaggaagagatatataaattacacATCAGTAGtagattttgaagaaatagaaaaagacaGAACAAAGGCAATTTTGCTTGAACAAAGCCAAAATGAAACAATTCGGAAATTATTGTAATGAGGTATCTCTAAGTAATCAAGACCTATCTAACTCTTAGTTCACAGATAGCTTTTCACATAAAGATTGATAAGCCACACTGCAGAGCTTGAACTTTGCTTCAGCCGCCTCCTGTTTTCATATAATCACATATTCAATAACACgagaaatcaaagagaaacttACATGGAGATTGAACAGAGAGGAGGAGATCTTATATCTTACCTTGGTAGAGCCTTGATGACGATCTGGATGCCATTTTAATGCACAAGTTCGATACCtgatatacaaaataaaagagagtttgATGTTAAGTGGTGAGAAGATGAAAGATATATGTTAGGTTTTGTGTGTTGACATGCAGTGAAACTACTTACGCATGTTTGACATCTTTAAGGTTTAAGGGACCTGAGGGACTCAGGCCAAGTGCTTGTCTATGAGAAACTTGGTTTGGCTCAGACTCAGAGTCACTGGAGTCTGAAGtatagtcttcttcttcttcatcttcatctaaCCGATATTTCGATCTCCAAGACCTGTTAGAGTTGTTGGAAAACCTTGAAGAGTGATGCCGCCATCGAGGTTCATCCTCTTCATGAGtgaatgaaaaagagaaacctCGGGATCCTCCAAAAGCAGTTCGGAATACATAGTCGACATCAAAGTCCTCATCAACTTcgcaaaaatcaaaattcccTACACAACGGAACAAATGGTTGATATGAGTATGTAACCAAACAAAGTAGCACCCGTTGATTATACAAAAGGACAATAATACAATTTCAACGGCGAAGCACTTATTGATTGTGGATGCTTAATATAGGAACAGCACAGAAGTCAAAGAACTAAGTCCACAAATGAGCCAGGAATTTGGATAAGTATGTAAG
It encodes the following:
- a CDS encoding Cysteine/Histidine-rich C1 domain family protein (Cysteine/Histidine-rich C1 domain family protein; INVOLVED IN: intracellular signaling pathway; LOCATED IN: cellular_component unknown; EXPRESSED IN: root; CONTAINS InterPro DOMAIN/s: Protein kinase C-like, phorbol ester/diacylglycerol binding (InterPro:IPR002219), C1-like (InterPro:IPR011424); BEST Arabidopsis thaliana protein match is: Cysteine/Histidine-rich C1 domain family protein (TAIR:AT2G27660.1); Has 1568 Blast hits to 620 proteins in 20 species: Archae - 0; Bacteria - 0; Metazoa - 3; Fungi - 0; Plants - 1565; Viruses - 0; Other Eukaryotes - 0 (source: NCBI BLink).); this translates as MEYKHFSHPHTLKLQQIQPHKSSDSSVICSGCESAISESETAYICSTCDFNLHEQCGNAVRGMQHPSHAGLHHLTLVPYTTYSAGTFLCRACGCTGGKGFSYCCPLCDFDLHVQCAHLPQVLVHESHPMHSLLLVYNSTPPMSFTQFGFGNQLVCNLCNMTMDGRFWSYNCYACNYHIHASCAVNKPNPVAASAENCGASDEGKTPTAESVPVQGLETEQTEQVAAITEQVEDPVLRQQLELQKLQLELDMSSALANMIGSFNLSSFV
- the NUDX23 gene encoding nudix hydrolase homolog 23 (nudix hydrolase homolog 23 (NUDX23); CONTAINS InterPro DOMAIN/s: NUDIX hydrolase domain-like (InterPro:IPR015797), NUDIX hydrolase (InterPro:IPR020476), NUDIX hydrolase, conserved site (InterPro:IPR020084), NUDIX hydrolase domain (InterPro:IPR000086); Has 7171 Blast hits to 7171 proteins in 1678 species: Archae - 149; Bacteria - 5807; Metazoa - 107; Fungi - 42; Plants - 74; Viruses - 1; Other Eukaryotes - 991 (source: NCBI BLink).) yields the protein MLKAVQILGWSSGLTISQRLTKTRKSSTVSFISSSLNLSSVTSSSPRRIFSFKPTRMSSSLPGSDPVANSPTFVSVQSAGDVRKIKFCQWCGGPTKHEIPDGEEKLRAICTHCGKIAYQNPKMVVGCLIEHEGKVLLCKRNIQPSHGLWTLPAGYLEVGESAAQGAMRETWEEAGATVEVISPFAQLDIPLIGQTYVIFLAKLKNLHFAPGPESLECRLFALDEIPFDSLAFSSIYVTLNLYLEDLKKGKLKFHYGTINKRPGSSPSDIRAFSLDYHLQP
- the NUDX23 gene encoding nudix hydrolase homolog 23 gives rise to the protein MLKAVQILGWSSGLTISQRLTKTRKSSTVSFISSSLNLSSVTSSSPRRIFSFKPTRMSSSLPGSDPVANSPTFVSVQSAGDVRKIKFCQWCGGPTKHEIPDGEEKLRAICTHCGKIAYQNPKMVVGCLIEHEGKVLLCKRNIQPSHGLWTLPAGYLEVGESAAQGAMRETWEEAGATVEVISPFAQLDIPLIGQTYVIFLAKLKNLHFAPGPESLECRLFALDEIPFDSLAFSSIYVTLNLYLEDLKKGKLKFHYGTINKRCVPIDISRM
- a CDS encoding DnaJ domain protein, which translates into the protein MNTAAAIKAAICRPQSYCSLLKTAFFHSTPVLERKRRSSSSSDGLFTTCKSNAQKKKRSKKFLREHQEAVRRAVEELKQEREEAAKKAKEAKEKEKTKRPLNSWRSKYNFYEGGEEKDEKEEENKEDGYGSRKSRGSVFESIEYQASHRQTLGLSPWGPLKLEDVKKAYRTCALQWHPDRHEEFNKEAAEEKFKLCTVAYQSLIEKLAVK
- a CDS encoding Chaperone DnaJ-domain superfamily protein (Chaperone DnaJ-domain superfamily protein; FUNCTIONS IN: heat shock protein binding; INVOLVED IN: protein folding; LOCATED IN: chloroplast; EXPRESSED IN: 23 plant structures; EXPRESSED DURING: 15 growth stages; CONTAINS InterPro DOMAIN/s: Molecular chaperone, heat shock protein, Hsp40, DnaJ (InterPro:IPR015609), Heat shock protein DnaJ, N-terminal (InterPro:IPR001623); BEST Arabidopsis thaliana protein match is: Chaperone DnaJ-domain superfamily protein (TAIR:AT3G58020.1); Has 1438 Blast hits to 1435 proteins in 312 species: Archae - 0; Bacteria - 313; Metazoa - 345; Fungi - 73; Plants - 359; Viruses - 0; Other Eukaryotes - 348 (source: NCBI BLink).) — its product is MNAAIRAAILRPQSYSSQLKTAFFHSTPVLERKRRTSWESKANVHKKRFRRMREKQELLRNVNAFAANMFTSWHDEFDDDGPSSRKQTSWFKKQYSKEPKGNQNNKHGPYTWGKRNFDFCEVDEDFDVDYVFRTAFGGSRGFSFSFTHEEDEPRWRHHSSRFSNNSNRSWRSKYRLDEDEEEEDYTSDSSDSESEPNQVSHRQALGLSPSGPLNLKDVKHAYRTCALKWHPDRHQGSTKEAAEAKFKLCSVAYQSLCEKLSVN